One window of the Colletotrichum destructivum chromosome 4, complete sequence genome contains the following:
- a CDS encoding Putative glycoside hydrolase, family 7, concanavalin A-like lectin/glucanase domain superfamily, which translates to MALSLLSASLLLASLVSGQAPGNSTDNHPKIDTFRCTVKDGCQKKTNYIVVDSSQHAIKTSSGVSCFTGNSPPNSTACTTPEECAKNCHIEGIPDYSANGVTTSGADLRLTMFNDNGAEVTPRVYLLEENKQRYEMIHLTGSEFTFDVDMVKLPCGMNSALYLSEMLPDGGRNTSTLNKLGPAWGSGYCDAQCFKTSFINGVANFEEKGSCCNELDIWEANSRATHIAPHPCSQPELYKCTGEECEKAGVCDKSGCAWNPNRVNATDYYGRGADFEVDTTRKFTVVTQFPSQNGKLKELRRMYIQDGKVIQNNVVNIEGPPKINFMNDEYCQATGASDFARLGGMEGMGDAMTRGMVLAMSLWWDKSTFMEWLDQGNNGPCNATEGNPSVVTQIQSNPEVTFSNIRFGELNSTLSLKL; encoded by the exons atggctctttcccttctttccgcttctcttctccttgcTAGTCTTGTCTCGGGCCAGGCGCCTGGCAATTCTACAGACAACCACCCCAAGATCGACACCTTCAGGTGCACAGTCAAGGACGGGtgccagaagaagacgaactacatcgtcgtcgactcgaGCCAGCATGCCATCAAGACGTCCAGCGGCGTGAGCTGCTTTACCGGCAACAGCCCGCCCAACTCCACGGCGTGTACCACTCCCGAAGAATGTGCAAAGAACTGCCACATTGAGGGAATCCCTGACTACAGCGCCAACGGTGTGACCACCAGCGGCGCTGACCTCCGTTTGACCATGTTCAACGACAATGGCGCCGAGGTTACACCGCGCGTTTACCTCCTGGAGGAGAACAAGCAGCGATACGAGATGATCCACCTGACCGGCTCCGAGTTCACCTTCGATGTTGACATGGTCAAGCTGCCCTGCGGCATGAACAGCGCACTCTACCTGTCCGAGATGCTGCCTGACGGCGGCAGGAACACCAGCACTCTCAACAAGCTTGGCCCGGCCTGGGGCAGCGGCTACTGCGATGCTCAGTGTTTCAAGACGTCGTTCATCAATGGAGTT GCCAACTTTGAAGAGAAAGGCTCTTGCTGCAACGAACTCGACATTTGGGAGGCCAATTCCCGGGCGACGCACATCGCGCCCCACCCTTGCAGCCAGCCGGAGCTCTACAAGTGCACCGGCGAGGAGTGCGAGAAGGCCGGCGTCTGCGACAAGTCCGGCTGCGCGTGGAACCCGAACCGCGTGAACGCCACCGACTACTACGGCCGTGGCGCCGACTTCGAGGTCGACACGACCCGCAAGTTCACCGTCGTCACCCAGTTCCCCTCCCAGAACGGCAAGCTGAAGGAGCTCCGCCGCATGTACATCCAGGACGGCAAGGTCATCCAGAACAACGTCGTCAACATCGAGGGCCCTCCGAAGATCAACTTCATGAACGACGAGTACTGCCAGGCCACCGGCGCCTCGGACTTTGCGCGCCTCGGTGGTATGGAGGGCATGGGGGATGCCATGACCCGCGGCATGGTCTTGGCCATGAGCCTGTGGTGGGACAAGTCGACCTTCATGGAGTGGCTCGACCAGGGCAACAACGGGCCTTGCAACGCGACCGAGGGTAACCCGTCGGTGGTCACGCAGATCCAGTCGAACCCTGAGGTGACGTTTAGCAACATTCGCTTTGGGGAGCTTAACTCGACCTTGAGCCTGAAGCTTTAG
- a CDS encoding Putative heterokaryon incompatibility: MESSQFRTTYQYTPLLTENHIRLLKISRHNSESGTRQVAYKLVEANLSSTYPEFEAISYTWGNPARVSSLPVEGSPGTIGLTEHLTQALPHLEKHCTTSHLWIDQICINQSSKEDKAHQIGRMAQIYSAAKRVVVWLGPDDEHSRLCKQWLNEVDKMLRRLPNSHVMLRDSPTFNSDIRLTIVRSTFGKQESDAIYVPAIRQWWLRPWFRRGWVVQELLRAADVLFVTGDVGYSLQDLAELQTIPPEKPLSYTGDVNIAYDILLNLKAAPYEEEQPLRFLRIMTQVAEEFATSELADNLYAFLGMIDGSDFTPNYDLSIKQNFTAFAVSLARSFGSLDFLSLWSANLDLLLPNTPEELKNFPSWVPSYSGTPLSAPFRLAAGGARTFRNTVTWNAANGRRHIHNQPEDAVTTGRLRARGKVIDYIDVISATRIARCWDTEEAYLDSLVKQIRNDLPDSPFKDWTLLSLVEFLNTASANGNTPRETPEEVLGLIPKEWGNELFNRNGYNESLAACLAMAKGRKIVMTERGRMGMVPWIGSKGRNGEEKGSVIVALHGCCVPIVLEPVGGDEYKVLGDCYIKGVMHGEAVVWEDEDADTFILI, translated from the coding sequence ATGGAGAGTTCCCAGTTTCGAACGACGTATCAATACACACCATTGCTTACAGAAAATCACATACGCCTCCTGAAGATTTCAAGACACAATAGCGAGAGTGGTACCCGTCAGGTTGCGTATAAACTTGTCGAAGCAAATCTCTCATCCACGTACCCGGAGTTCGAAGCTATATCTTATACATGGGGCAACCCGGCTCGAGTCTCGTCTCTTCCCGTCGAAGGAAGCCCCGGCACCATCGGCCTCACAGAACACCTTACGCAGGCATTGCCTCATCTAGAGAAGCACTGCACCACTAGTCATCTCTGGATCGACCAGATATGTATCAATCAAAGCAGCAAAGAAGACAAGGCGCACCAGATTGGGAGGATGGCCCAAATATACAGTGCCGCGAAAAGGGTCGTCGTATGGCTCGGACCCGACGACGAACACAGCCGGCTTTGCAAACAATGGCTGAACGAGGTGGACAAGATGTTACGAAGACTGCCAAACTCCCACGTCATGTTGCGGGATTCGCCCACTTTCAACTCAGACATCAGACTAACCATCGTCCGCAGTACGTTCGGCAAGCAAGAGTCGGATGCTATCTATGTTCCCGCCATCCGTCAGTGGTGGTTGCGACCCTGGTTCAGGAGAGGATGGGTTGTCCAGGAACTCTTACGTGCGGCGGATGTCCTATTCGTCACCGGAGATGTGGGCTACTCCTTGCaagacctcgccgagctgcagaCTATCCCTCCGGAGAAACCCCTCAGCTATACCGGTGATGTAAACATTGCCTACGACATCCTCCTGAATCTCAAGGCTGCCCCGTATGAAGAAGAACAGCCTCTCCGTTTCCTACGTATCATGACCCAGGTGGCCGAGGAGTTCGCCACGTCTGAGCTGGCCGACAACCTGTACGCGTTCCTCGGCATGATCGATGGCTCCGATTTTACGCCAAACTACGACCTGTCAATCAAGCAGAACTTCACCGCCTTCGCCGTGTCTCTGGCCCGCAGCTTTGGCTCGTTGGACTTTCTGTCTCTGTGGTCGGCCAACCTCGACCTACTGCTGCCCAACACGCCAGAGGAGCTGAAGAACTTTCCCTCTTGGGTCCCTTCGTACTCCGGGACGCCCCTTTCGGCACCCTTCAGActcgcggccggcggcgcgcgGACATTCCGCAACACCGTCACCTGGAATGCGGCCAACGGGAGGCGACACATACACAACCAGCCCGAAGACGCCGTCACCACCGGCCGCCTCCGGGCCCGCGGCAAAGTCATCGACTACATCGACGTCATCAGCGCGACGAGAATCGCACGCTGCTGGGACACGGAAGAAGCCTATCTTGACTCGCTCGTGAAGCAGATACGCAACGATCTCCCCGACTCGCCGTTTAAGGATTGGACTCTGCTTTCCCTCGTGGAGTTCCTCAACACGGCATCGGCCAACGGAAATACGCCTCGAGAAACACCCGAAGAAGTCTTGGGCCTGATACCGAAAGAGTGGGGGAATGAGCTCTTCAATCGGAATGGGTACAACGAGAGCCTCGCGGCGTGCTTGGCTATGGCCAAGGGGAGGAAAATCGTCATGACGGAACGAGGGAGAATGGGGATGGTGCCGTGGATTGGAAGCAAAGGAAGAAAcggagaggagaagggcagTGTGATTGTGGCGTTGCATGGGTGTTGCGTTCCTATCGTCTTGGAAcctgttggtggtgatgagtACAAAGTGTTAGGGGACTGTTATATCAAGGGTGTGATGCATGGCGAAGCGGTGGTCtgggaagacgaggatgctGATACTTTTATTCTCATCTAA
- a CDS encoding Putative mycotoxin biosynthesis protein UstYa, translating into MLSANESGRYKSVPLSDDYSDGCDNEEATLMQENPPQKRSRATSVILTAACGLALVMMYSAALVRMTLNFSKTGHLQSTRLMKSINDDFIEYEFRVFDQFERPDHHATYFTTPNAEVDRNWHEILGYQNIRVPRDAMQEIGRVDEGIELPGGGFFGSIMVFHHLHCLKNLYHALHPEYYNLTKMTSHEKEKFDEHNDHCLHMLREAVMCQADTTLLTMKWNSTGLRPIGNLTSPHECVNWERLMEWVVPKTFDALADGVLVHPTFGPVFRDRQLVEAS; encoded by the exons ATGCTGAGTGCCAACGAAAGCGGGAGGTACAAGTCGGTCCCCCTCAGCGATGATTACAGCGATGGGTGCGACAACGAGGAGGCGACCCTGATGCAGGAGAATCCTCCCCAGAAGAGATCCAGAGCAACTTCTGTCATACTTACAGCAGCCTGCGGTCTGGCTCTTGTCATGATGTATTCCGCAGCTCTGGTCCGGATGACTCTGAACTTCTCGAAGACTGGCCATTTACAGAGCACCAGGCTCATGAAAT CTATCAACGATGACTTCATTGAGTACGAATTTCGTGTCTTCGATCAGTTCGAGCGCCCAGATCATCATGCCACTTACTTCACCACGCCGAACGCGGAGGTGGACAGGAATTGGCACGAAATTTTGGGAT ATCAGAACATCCGCGTTCCACGGGATGCAATGCAAGAAATCGGTCGAGTGGACGAGGGGATTGAGCTGCCCGGCGGTGGTTTCTTCGGTTCCATCATGGTGTTCCATCACTTGCATTGTCTC AAAAATCTGTACCACGCACTCCACCCCGAGTATTACAACCTTACCAAGATGACAAGTCACGAGAAGGAGAAGTTCGACGAGCACAACG ACCATTGTCTCCATATGCTTCGAGAAGCAGTCATGTGTCAAGCCGACACGACACTATTAACGATGAAGTGGAACTCAACTGGTCTTCGACCCATCGGGAACTTGACCAGCCCACATGAATGCGTCAACTGGGAGAGGCTCATGGAGTGGGTGGTTCCCAAGACCTTCGATGCCCTGGCCGATGGCGTCCTAGTGCACCCAACTTTTG GACCCGTTTTCCGTGACCGCCAACTTGTTGAAGCCTCCTAG
- a CDS encoding Putative alpha/Beta hydrolase yields MKALAAFALVTAVIATDHGPTYGGSGPYKSYSFEVESLVNHTFYQPLQSAVGSDLKLPVIVWGNGGCKPCTFVGMTFRGFLGEVASHGALAIATGPTYVDPETYVKRPNGSSTPASGQNPGALTAAVDWVHANAGKGAWKHVDASRIGAWGQSCGGLEAYAAGLNDSRVSHLGIFNSGQLDEAASRAVAGAAKKPIFYTLGGPSDVAYDNGERDYSVIPAGTPAWKGNHELGHSAAFDAPNGGIPAVVGTKILEWVLRGDESAKAWFTGDGAKTAGVLNVVFKDLDGIKVTPIQ; encoded by the exons ATGAAAgctctcgccgccttcgcgcTCGTCACCGCTGTGATTGCCACGGACCACGGCCCAACC TatggcggcagcggtccTTACAAGTCG TACTCTTTTGAGGTCGAGTCGCTCGTCAACCACACCTTCTACCAGCCGCTGCAGTCTGCCGTCGGCTCCGACCTCAAGCTTCCGGTGATTGTCTGGGGCAACGGCGGCTGCAAACCTTG TACGTTCG TCGGCATGACCTTCCgcggcttcctcggcgaggtgGCCTCCCACGGCGCCCTGGCGATCGCCACGGGGCCGACCTACGTCGACCCGGAGACGTACGTCAAGCGGCCGAACggctcctcgacgccggcgtccggCCAGAACCCGGGCGCCCtgacggccgccgtcgactgGGTCCACGCCAACGCGGGCAAGGGCGCCTGGAAGCACGTCGACGCCTCGCGCATCGGCGCCTGGGGCCAGAGctgcggcggcctcgaggcctACGCCGCGGGCCTGAACGACTCGCGCGTGAGCCACCTGGGCATCTTCAACAGCGGccagctggacgaggccgcgagccgggccgtcgcgggcgcggcgaagaagcccatCTTCTATACTCTGGGCGGACCCTCCGACGTGGCGTATGATAAT GGCGAGAGGGACTACTCGGTCATCCCGGCGGGCACCCCCGCCTGGAAGGGGAACCACGAGCTGGGCCACAGCGCCGCATTCGACGCGCCCAACGGCGGGatccccgccgtcgtcggaACCAAGATCCTAGAATGGGTCCTGCGCGGCGATGAGTCGGCAAAGGCATGGTTTACGGGCGACGgggcgaagacggccggGGTCCTAAATGTGGTCTTCAAGGACCTGGACGGCATCAAGGTTACCCCTATCCAGTGA
- a CDS encoding Putative cytochrome b5-like heme/steroid binding domain, fatty acid desaturase translates to MDRDTRIITPREVEGMIADGRTVVILDEMVLRLDGWLDKHPGGKLAIMHMIGRDATDEIKVYHSSATLKTMKAFRIGRKPAGPWVNMTPPIRGGVYVKQDTTPAPGASTPDVTDAAAAASIADSSSDLDEDDSTDDAASELSARSSRTSLTSECSSAEVDGKTKPAAAAPEIETGIRRRLAAPVDSAGDDVLLSGRSRMTPEQYTDWAIQQNVNKDLDEYPSLDPAVQLDIQMKYRLLHERVKDAGLYDCPYLDYGKEMCRYSTLFACFLVALRCEWFITSACFLGLFWHQLMFTAHDAGHGAITHNFTFDTLIGLFIADFCCGLSMGWWKSSHNVHHLITNMPEHDPDIQNVPLFATCPSFFKSIKSTYYDGFVFVWDAAADVLSKYQAYTYYPVMGVARFNLYLLSWLHVLSRRSSQLGSSKAWWIRPTEILFMACFWYIFGYRLILCTLPTWPIRVAFVLISHIITMPLHVQITLSHWGMSTSDLGESESFPQRQLRTTMDVDCPAWLDFIHGGLQFQAVHHLFPRLPRHNLRKAQVFVKEFCRDTEIPYSILGFVNGNKKVIGRLEEVSDQLRTLLNCQKYMAETGESALH, encoded by the exons ATGGATCGCGATACCCGAATCATCACCCCTCGCGAGGTCGAGGGTATGATTGCCGATGGACgcaccgtcgtcatcctcgacgagatggTGCTGCGCCTCGACGGCTGGCTCGACAAGCACCCGGGCGGCAAGTTGGCCATCATGCACATGATTGGAAGGGATGCGACGGACGAAATCAAGGT CTATCATTCGTCTGCCACGCTTAAGACCATGAAGGCCTTTCGGATCGGCCGGAAACCTGCGGGTCCCTGGGTCAACATGACACCACCAATTAGGGGCGGCGTCTACGTCAAGCAAGATACGACGCCTGCACCTGGTGCATCGACCCCGGATGTCACGgacgctgccgctgccgcctccaTCGCGGATTCCTCGTCCGATCTCGATGAGGATGACTCCaccgacgatgccgcctcGGAGCTTTCCGCCAGGAGCTCCCGCACCTCCTTGACTTCTGAGTGCAGCagcgccgaggtcgatggcaagaccaagcccgccgccgcggcgcccgaGATCGAGACGGGCATCCGTAGACGTCTCGCGGCACCCgtcgactcggccggcgacgatgtccTCCTCTCCGGTCGCAGCCGCATGACGCCCGAGCAGTATACGGACTGGGCCATTCAGCAGAACGTCAacaaggacctcgacgagtaTCCCTCgctcgacccggccgtccAGCTCGACATCCAGATGAAGTACCGCCTGCTCCACGAACgcgtcaaggacgccggGCTCTACGACTGCCCCTACCTCGACTACGGCAAGGAGATGTGCCGTTACTCGACCCTGTTCGCctgcttcctcgtcgccctgcgCTGCGAGTGGTTCATCACGTCGGCctgcttcctcggcctcttctgGCACCAGCTCATGTTCACCGCCCACGATGCAGGCCACGGCGCCATCACCCACAACTTCACCTTTGACACCCTCATCGGCCTCTTCATCGCCGACTTCTGCTGCGGCCTGTCCATGGGATGGTGGAAGAGCAGCCACAACGTACACCATCTCATCACCAACATGCCC GAACATGACCCCGATATCCAAAACGTCCCTCTCTTCGCGACGTGcccctccttcttcaagTCCATCAAGTCTACCTACTACGACGGTTTTGTCTTCGTCtgggacgccgccgccgacgtgcTCTCCAAGTACCAGGCCTACACCTACTACCCTGTTATGGGCGTCGCCCGTTTCAACCTCTACCTGCTCTCTTGGCTGCACGTGCTTTCCCGCCGGTCTTCGCAGCTCGGCAGCTCCAAGGCCTGGTGGATTCGCCCGACCGAAATCCTCTTCATGGCGTGCTTCTGGTACATTTTCGGCTACCGCCTGATTCTGTGCACCCTGCCCACCTGGCCCATTCGCGTCGCTTTCGTCCTGATCTCGCACATCATCACCATGCCCCTGCACGTTCAGATCACCCTGTCCCACTGGGGCATGTCGACTTCGGACCTTGGCGAGTCCGAGTCCTTCCCGCAGCGCCAGCTCCGCACCACCATGGACGTCGACTGCCCCGCCTGGCTCGACTTCATCCACGGCGGCCTCCAGTTCCAGGCCGTCCACCACCTCTTCCCGCGCCTCCCCCGTCATAACCTCCGCAAAGCTCAGGTCTTTGTTAAGGAGTTTTGCAGGGACACAGAGATCCCTTACTCCATCTTGGGATTCGTCAACGGAAACAAAAAGGTCATTGGCAGGCTCGAGGAGGTTAGCGACCAGTTGCGCACCCTGCTCAACTGCCAGAAGTACATGGCTGAGACGGGCGAGAGCGCCCTGCACTAG